A genome region from Hippopotamus amphibius kiboko isolate mHipAmp2 chromosome 1, mHipAmp2.hap2, whole genome shotgun sequence includes the following:
- the LECT2 gene encoding leukocyte cell-derived chemotaxin-2 — MVFTGLLLLAVLLSPALAGPWATICAGKSSNEIRTCDGHGCGQYTAQRNQRLHQGVDVLCSDGSTVYAPFTGTIVGQEKPYKNKNAINNGVRISGRGFCIKMFYIKPIKYKGSIKKGEKLGTLLPLQKVYPGIQSHVHIENCDLSDPTVYL, encoded by the exons ATGGTTTTCACAGGACTCCTCCTTCTGGCTGTCTTGCTTTCGCCTG CACTGGCTGGACCATGGGCTACCATATGTGCTGGCAAGTCTTCCAATGAGATCAGGACATGTGACGGCCACGGCTGTGGCCAGTACACGGCTCAAAG AAACCAGAGGCTTCACCAGGGTGTGGATGTCTTGTGCTCGGATGGATCTACTGTGTATGCACCTTTCACCGGAACGATTGTGGGCCAGGAGaaaccttataaaaataaaaatgccatcaATAATGGTGTTCGGATCTCTGGAAGAG GTTTCTGTATTAAAATGTTCTACATTAAGCCAATTAAATATAAAGGCTCTATCAAGAAGGGAGAAAAACTGGGCACTTTATTGCCCTTGCAGAAAGTTTATCCTGGCATACAATCTCATGTACACATTGAAAACTGTGACTTGAGTGATCCTACTGTGTACCTATAA